The Coffea arabica cultivar ET-39 chromosome 3c, Coffea Arabica ET-39 HiFi, whole genome shotgun sequence genome contains a region encoding:
- the LOC140037599 gene encoding uncharacterized protein, protein MSSTQFNAGETHGKTQAKTEQLVDSCKDAANAARDRSAQAADQSAGFLQQTGEQVKSMAQGAIDGVKNTLGVGDNNTKK, encoded by the exons ATGTCGAGCACTCAGTTTAATGCAGGCGAAACCCATGGCAAAACTCAG GCCAAGACAGAGCAATTGGTTGATTCATGCAAGGATGCAGCAAATGCAGCCCGTGACCGATCTGCCCAGGCTGCAGATCAGAGTGCAGGATTCCTTCAGCAG ACTGGTGAGCAAGTGAAGAGCATGGCTCAGGGTGCCATTGATGGTGTGAAGAACACACTTGGCGTTGGTGACAACAACACTAAGAAGTGA
- the LOC113734385 gene encoding beta-amylase 1, chloroplastic-like yields MAMSMPHQIGALAGTPIAAESGGLTGEGAQSAATVSTSAVWRSPVTNLRVSVQKPGDVERVSPLSSPPLSPVRAGMRPDLSVACQAFATAVETEPAVEKVHRFPESSTQKKEKGVPVFVMMPLDSVKMDNTVNRRKAMNASLQALKSAGVEGIMMDVWWGLVERDEPGKYNFGGYVELLEMAKKHGLKVQAVMSFHQCGGNVGDSCTIPLPRWVTEEIDKDPGLAYTDQWGRRNYEYISLGCDTLPVLKGRTPVQCYSDFMLAFRDKFEHLLGDTIVEIQVGMGPAGELRYPSYPEQNGTWKFPGIGAFQCYDKYMLSSLKAAAEAYGKPEWGSTGPTDAGHYNNWPDDTNFFRKEGGGWDSEYGEFFLTWYSKMLLDHGERILQSAKAIFENGGVKISVKIAGIHWHYGTRSHAPELTAGYYNTRLRDGYLPIAQMLARHGAIFNFTCIEMRDHEQPQDALCAPEKLVRQVALATQQAQVPLAGENALPRYDEYAHEQILKTAALNIDGNSTNREMCAFTYLRMNPDLFHPDNWRRFVAFVKKMKEGKDVHRCWEQVEREAEHFVHVTQPFVQEAAVALRH; encoded by the exons ATGGCAATGAGTATGCCGCATCAGATCGGAGCATTGGCCGGCACGCCGATAGCAGCGGAGTCCGGAGGACTAACAGGAGAGGGAGCTCAATCGGCAGCAACAGTTAGCACGTCGGCAGTGTGGAGATCACCGGTGACGAATCTCCGGGTTTCAGTGCAGAAACCGGGAGATGTAGAAAGGGTTTCACCCCTTTCGTCGCCGCCGTTGAGCCCGGTAAGGGCCGGCATGCGACCAGATCTCTCGGTTGCATGCCAAGCATTTGCGACTGCCGTGGAGACAGAGCCGGCGGTCGAAAAAGTTCATAGATTTCCTGAAAGTTCTACccagaagaaggaaaaaggggtGCCGGTTTTCGTGATGATGCCGTTGGATAGTGTGAAAATGGATAACACAGTGAATAGGAGAAAGGCGATGAATGCGAGTTTGCAGGCGCTGAAGAGTGCTGGGGTAGAAGGGATAATGATGGATGTTTGGTGGGGATTAGTAGAGAGGGATGAACCAGGGAAGTATAATTTCGGTGGCTATGTTGAGCTCTTGGAAATGGCGAAAAAACATGGGTTGAAAGTTCAGGCGGTCATGTCTTTCCATCAATGTGGTGGAAACGTTGGTGATTCTTGCAC TATCCCTCTCCCAAGATGGGTGACAGAAGAGATTGACAAAGATCCTGGCCTTGCATACACAGATCAATGGGGGAGGAGAAATTATGAATACATCTCTCTTGGATGTGACACCCTTCCAGTACTCAAAGGAAGGACACCTGTCCAGTGTTATTCTGACTTTATGCTGGCTTTCAGAGACAAATTTGAGCACCTGCTGGGAGATACCATTGTG GAAATACAGGTTGGAATGGGTCCTGCTGGTGAGCTCCGCTATCCTTCATATCCTGAACAGAACGGAACGTGGAAGTTCCCTGGGATTGGAGCTTTTCAGTGCTATGACAAG TACATGCTAAGTAGCTTAAAAGCTGCAGCAGAAGCATATGGAAAGCCTGAATGGGGAAGCACTGGCCCAACAGATGCTGGCCATTATAACAACTGGCCAGATGACACAAACTTCTTCAGAAAGGAAGGTGGTGGCTGGGACAGTGAATATGGAGAGTTCTTCCTCACCTGGTATTCCAAGATGCTTTTAGATCATGGTGAGAGGATACTGCAATCTGCTAAAGCTATTTTTGAGAATGGAGGGGTCAAAATATCAGTGAAAATTGCTGGAATCCACTGGCATTACGGAACAAGGTCCCATGCCCCTGAGCTTACAGCTGGATATTACAATACTAGATTGCGTGATGGATACCTTCCCATTGCTCAGATGCTGGCGCGCCACGGTGCAATATTCAACTTTACTTGCATTGAGATGCGAGACCATGAGCAGCCACAAGATGCACTTTGCGCACCTGAGAAGCTTGTTAGGCAAGTGGCTTTAGCTACACAGCAAGCTCAAGTTCCTCTCGCTGGAGAAAATGCATTGCCAAGGTATGATGAATATGCACATGAGCAGATACTAAAGACAGCAGCATTAAATATTGACGGTAACTCGACCAATAGAGAAATGTGTGCTTTCACATACTTGAGGATGAACCCGGACTTGTTCCACCCTGATAATTGGAGAAGGTTTGTGgcatttgtgaagaaaatgaaggaagGAAAAGACGTCCACCGGTGTTGGGAGCAAGTGGAGCGCGAGGCTGAGCATTTCGTACACGTAACTCAGCCATTTGTGCAAGAAGCTGCTGTAGCTCTGAGGCACTAG